One window of Lemur catta isolate mLemCat1 chromosome 3, mLemCat1.pri, whole genome shotgun sequence genomic DNA carries:
- the DMAP1 gene encoding DNA methyltransferase 1-associated protein 1, giving the protein MATGADVRDILELGGPEGDAASGTISKKDIINPDKKKSKKSSETLTFKRPEGMHREVYALLYSDKKDAPPLLPSDTGQGYRTVKAKLGSKKVRPWKWMPFTNPARKDGAMFFHWRRAAEEGKDYPFARFNKTVQVPVYSEQEYQLYLHDDAWTKAETDHLFDLSRRFDLRFVVIHDRYDHQQFKKRSVEDLKERYYHICAKLANVRAVPGTDLKIPVFDAGHERRRKEQLERLYNRTPEQVAEEEYLLQELRKIEARKKEREKRTQDLQKLITAADTTAEQRRTERKAPKKKLPQKKEAEKPAVPETAGIKFPDFKSAGVTLRSQRMKLPSSVGQKKIKALEQMLLELGVELSPTPTEELVHMFNELRSDLVLLYELKQACANCEYELQMLRHRHEALARAGVLGGPATPASGLAPASAEPAVSEPGLGPDPTKDTIIDVVGAPLTPNSRKRRESASSSSSVKKAKKP; this is encoded by the exons ATGGCTACTGGCGCAGATGTACGCGACATTCTAGAACTTGGGGGTCCAGAAGGGGATGCAGCCTCAGGGACCATCAGCAAGAAGGACATTATCAACCCGGACAAG AAAAAGTCCAAGAAGTCCTCTGAGACACTGACTTTCAAGAGGCCAGAGGGCATGCACCGGGAGGTCTATGCACTGCTCTACTCTGACAAGAA GGATGCACCTCCACTGCTACCCAGTGACACTGGTCAGGGCTACCGCACAGTGAAAGCCAAGCTGGGCTCCAAGAAGGTGCGGCCCTGGAAATGGATGCCATTCACCAACCCGGCCCGCAAGGATGGAGCAATGTTCTTCCACTGGCGACGGGCAGCCGAGGAGGGCAAGGACTACCCCTTTGCCAGGTTCAATAAG ACTGTGCAGGTGCCTGTGTATTCAGAGCAGGAGTACCAGCTCTATCTCCACGATGACGCCTGGACTAAGGCAGAAACTGACCATCTCTTTGACCTCAGCCGCCGCTTTGACCTGCGTTTTGTAGTTATCCACGACCGATATGACCACCAGCAGTTCAAG AAGCGTTCTGTGGAAGACCTGAAGGAGCGGTACTACCACATCTGTGCTAAGCTTGCCAACGTGCgggctgtgccaggcacagaCCTCAAGATACCAGTATTTGATGCTGGGCATGAGCGACGGCGGAAGGAACAGCTAGAGCGTCTCTACAACCGGACCCCAGAGCAG GTGGCAGAGGAGGAGTACCTGCTACAGGAGCTGCGCAAGATTGAGGCCCGGAAGAAGGAGCGGGAGAAACGCACCCAGGACCTGCAGAAGCTGATTACGGCGGCGGACACCACTGCAGAGCAGCGGCGCACGGAACGCAAGGCCCCGAAGAAGAAGCTACCCCAGAaaaaggaggctgagaagccG GCTGTTCCTGAGACAGCAGGCATCAAGTTTCCAGACTTCAAGTCTGCAGGTGTCACGCTGCGGAGCCAGCGG ATGAAGCTGCCAAGCTCTGTGGGACAGAAGAAGATCAAGGCCCTGGAACAGATGCTGCTGGAGCTTGGTGTGG AGCTGAGCCCgacacccacagaggagctggTGCACATGTTCAACGAGCTGCGAAGCGACCTGGTGCTGCTCTACGAGCTCAAGCAGGCCTGTGCCAACTGCGAGTATGAGCTGCAGATGCTGCGGCACCGTCACGAGGCACTGGCCCGGGCCGGGGTGCTGGGGGGCCCTGCCACGCCAGCATCgggcctggccccagcctctgCTGAGCCAGCAGTGTCTGAACCTGGACTTGGCCCTGACCCCACCAAGGACACCATCATCGATGTGGTGGGCGCACCCCTCACGCCCAATTCG AGGAAGCGAAGGGAGTCGGCCTCCAGCTCATCTTCTGTGAAGAAAGCCAAGAAGCCGTGA